The following are from one region of the Francisella opportunistica genome:
- a CDS encoding GNAT family N-acetyltransferase, with protein MEFNKSFCYEDVSLQIMTQNDFGKLFDVAKDPEIWAQHNDKKRYEIEVFKKYFEAGLNNLQNCYLIFYKNQLVGSTRYYEYTPSQSLIKIGYTFYAKKYWGTEINRKVKKLMLDYAFEFVDDVFFDVWDKNFRSQKAVAKLGAKLYSKEVAKQKLVFRLTKKDWQNSNI; from the coding sequence ATGGAATTTAATAAATCTTTCTGTTATGAGGATGTCAGTCTTCAGATAATGACTCAAAATGATTTTGGTAAGTTATTTGACGTAGCTAAAGATCCTGAAATATGGGCTCAACATAATGACAAGAAACGATATGAGATAGAAGTTTTCAAAAAGTATTTTGAAGCTGGTTTAAACAATCTGCAAAACTGTTATCTTATCTTTTACAAAAATCAACTAGTTGGTTCAACTAGATATTATGAATATACTCCTAGTCAATCATTAATAAAAATAGGCTATACATTTTATGCTAAAAAGTACTGGGGTACAGAAATTAATAGAAAAGTTAAAAAGCTAATGCTAGATTATGCTTTTGAATTTGTTGATGACGTCTTTTTTGATGTCTGGGATAAAAACTTTCGCTCGCAAAAAGCAGTAGCAAAGCTAGGTGCTAAACTTTACAGTAAAGAAGTTGCTAAACAAAAGTTAGTGTTTAGACTGACTAAAAAAGATTGGCAAAATAGCAATATCTAG
- the glmS gene encoding glutamine--fructose-6-phosphate transaminase (isomerizing): MCGIVGANSTRNVTNILIEGLKKLEYRGYDSAGLAIIDEKNHIDICKEVGKVVELEKSVHNLVNFKGDIGIAHTRWATHGKPSKNNSHPHASESFCIVHNGVIENFAELKKTLIDDDYKFKSDTDTEVIAHLLQKEWQDNLSIVENIKHVIALLKGAYALAIISQKFPDKIVAVRSGSPLVIGLGIDENFISSDALSLLPVTNKFSYLDEGDIAIISKDDVEIFDNNGVAKNLEVEEYNYTSTSASKDGYKHYMLKEIYEQPEAVSNTILASLADGEISLDSFDKKAKELFEKTKHICIVACGTSYNAGMTAKYWLEKYTKIPCNVEIASEIRYRDNVVIDGSLFVSISQSGETADTLESLRKSKKQNYVGSMCICNVPNSSLVRESDIAFMTKAGIEIGVASTKAFTTQLVALAIFTLVIAKLKNTLSDQQIAKYTEELKNIRALVMGALKLDAEIDQISEYFSDKEHTIFLGRGLYYPIAIEGALKLKEISYIHAEAYPSGELKHGPLALVDKNMPIVAVVPNDELLDKTLSNLQEVHARGGKLILFVAKTIKERVNFDNSIVLELDAGHDFSAPVVFTIPLQLLSYHVAIIKGTDVDQPRNLAKSVTVE, from the coding sequence ATGTGTGGAATAGTAGGTGCTAACTCTACAAGAAATGTTACTAATATTTTAATTGAAGGTTTAAAAAAGCTAGAGTATAGAGGTTATGATTCTGCAGGTTTGGCAATAATTGATGAAAAAAATCACATAGATATATGTAAAGAAGTTGGTAAAGTTGTTGAGCTAGAGAAATCTGTACATAATTTAGTTAACTTTAAAGGTGATATAGGTATAGCTCATACTAGATGGGCAACTCATGGTAAACCGTCTAAGAATAATTCTCACCCTCATGCCTCTGAAAGCTTTTGTATCGTTCATAATGGTGTCATAGAAAATTTTGCTGAGCTTAAAAAGACTCTTATTGATGATGATTATAAATTTAAATCAGATACTGATACTGAAGTTATCGCACACCTGTTGCAAAAAGAGTGGCAAGATAACCTTTCTATAGTTGAGAATATCAAGCATGTTATAGCTCTGCTTAAAGGGGCATATGCACTAGCAATAATCTCGCAAAAATTCCCTGATAAAATTGTTGCGGTGCGCTCAGGCTCGCCACTTGTAATTGGCTTGGGCATCGATGAGAATTTTATTTCGTCAGATGCGTTATCGCTGCTGCCGGTTACAAATAAGTTTTCTTATCTTGATGAAGGTGATATTGCAATTATTTCTAAAGATGATGTTGAAATTTTTGATAATAATGGTGTAGCAAAAAATCTTGAAGTTGAAGAGTATAATTACACATCAACAAGCGCTTCTAAAGATGGTTATAAACATTATATGCTCAAAGAGATATATGAGCAGCCAGAAGCTGTTTCAAATACTATCTTAGCATCATTAGCTGATGGCGAAATTAGTTTAGATAGTTTTGATAAAAAAGCCAAAGAGTTATTTGAGAAAACTAAACACATTTGTATTGTTGCATGCGGAACTAGCTATAATGCTGGGATGACAGCAAAGTATTGGCTCGAAAAATATACAAAAATTCCATGTAATGTCGAAATAGCAAGTGAGATCAGATACAGAGATAATGTTGTAATTGATGGTTCTTTGTTTGTGAGTATTTCTCAATCTGGTGAAACAGCAGATACTCTAGAGTCGCTTAGAAAGAGCAAAAAGCAAAATTATGTTGGTAGTATGTGTATTTGTAATGTGCCAAATAGTTCGCTTGTGAGAGAGTCTGATATCGCTTTTATGACAAAAGCTGGTATTGAGATTGGCGTAGCTTCAACCAAAGCATTTACAACTCAGCTAGTGGCATTAGCTATATTTACACTAGTAATTGCTAAACTCAAAAATACTTTATCAGACCAGCAGATAGCTAAATATACTGAAGAACTTAAAAATATTCGAGCTTTGGTCATGGGCGCCTTAAAGCTAGATGCTGAAATAGATCAGATAAGTGAGTACTTTTCTGATAAAGAGCATACTATCTTTTTAGGGCGAGGGTTATATTATCCTATAGCTATTGAAGGAGCATTAAAACTTAAAGAGATTTCTTATATTCATGCTGAAGCGTATCCATCAGGAGAGTTAAAGCACGGTCCTCTGGCACTAGTTGATAAGAATATGCCAATAGTTGCAGTTGTGCCAAATGATGAATTATTAGATAAAACTTTATCTAATCTACAAGAGGTGCATGCTCGAGGTGGTAAGCTAATTCTTTTTGTCGCTAAAACTATTAAAGAAAGAGTTAATTTTGATAACAGTATTGTATTAGAATTAGATGCAGGACATGATTTTAGCGCACCTGTAGTATTTACGATACCACTTCAATTGTTGTCATATCATGTAGCTATAATCAAAGGTACAGATGTTGATCAACCGAGAAACTTAGCTAAATCTGTAACTGTTGAGTAA
- the glmU gene encoding bifunctional UDP-N-acetylglucosamine diphosphorylase/glucosamine-1-phosphate N-acetyltransferase GlmU — MGLSVVILAAGKGSRMNSNKPKVLQTLAAKPLIEHVVSSVEKLNPDNIVVVTGHLKEQVENALQGRNITFVCQQQQLGTGHAVLQTLSYLKEQKVLILYGDVPLISPEVLENLVDTTNDDDLGVLTAFVENPQGLGRIVRDRFGAVTEIVEEKDANDIQRQIKEINTGIYCVHKNLLQKWLPQIKANNVQKEYYLTDIITFAKTDHVSINVTHPINEFEILGVNDRAQLASLERVWQRNVAEMIMAKGVSIADPNRFDVRGKLDVGKDCWLDINVIIKGNVKLGNNVVVGANCILKNCIIEDNVRIKSNSMVDGSIIREGAIVGPFARIRPECDIKEGAVIGNFVEAKKTVVGKGSKASHLTYLGDSEIGANCNIGAGVITCNYDGVNKHKTVIGDYAFIGSDSQLIAPVNIGQGATVGAGSTIAKDVPADNLAISRARQRHIDTWQRPVKKTV; from the coding sequence ATGGGGTTATCGGTTGTTATTTTGGCTGCAGGCAAAGGTTCAAGAATGAACTCAAATAAACCAAAAGTTTTGCAAACGCTAGCAGCAAAACCTCTTATCGAGCACGTTGTTAGTTCTGTTGAGAAACTAAACCCAGATAATATAGTTGTTGTTACAGGACATCTAAAAGAGCAAGTTGAAAACGCATTACAAGGAAGAAATATAACATTTGTTTGCCAACAACAGCAACTTGGTACAGGCCATGCTGTTTTACAAACTCTATCTTACTTAAAAGAACAGAAAGTTTTAATTCTATATGGTGATGTGCCTTTAATTTCGCCCGAAGTTTTAGAAAACTTAGTCGATACTACTAATGATGATGATCTTGGTGTATTGACAGCCTTTGTAGAAAATCCTCAAGGTTTAGGTAGAATTGTTAGAGATAGGTTTGGTGCGGTTACAGAAATTGTTGAAGAAAAAGATGCTAATGATATTCAGCGCCAGATAAAAGAAATTAATACAGGAATTTATTGTGTTCATAAAAATTTATTACAAAAATGGTTACCGCAGATAAAAGCAAATAATGTCCAAAAGGAATATTATCTAACTGATATAATTACTTTTGCAAAAACTGATCATGTTTCGATAAATGTAACTCATCCGATTAACGAGTTTGAAATTTTAGGTGTAAATGATAGAGCACAATTGGCTAGTCTTGAGCGAGTTTGGCAAAGAAATGTTGCTGAAATGATTATGGCTAAGGGTGTGAGCATTGCTGATCCGAATAGATTTGATGTGCGTGGTAAACTTGATGTTGGTAAAGATTGCTGGCTAGATATTAATGTAATAATTAAAGGTAATGTAAAACTTGGTAATAATGTTGTTGTTGGTGCTAACTGTATACTTAAAAATTGTATTATTGAGGATAATGTTAGAATTAAATCTAATAGTATGGTAGATGGTTCTATTATCCGTGAAGGTGCAATAGTTGGTCCTTTTGCACGTATTAGACCTGAATGTGATATTAAAGAAGGAGCAGTTATCGGTAACTTCGTTGAGGCTAAGAAAACTGTTGTTGGTAAAGGTTCAAAGGCATCGCATTTAACTTATCTTGGAGATAGTGAAATTGGTGCTAATTGTAACATAGGTGCTGGTGTCATAACCTGCAATTATGATGGTGTTAATAAGCATAAAACAGTTATAGGTGATTATGCGTTCATAGGATCTGATTCACAACTAATAGCTCCAGTCAATATTGGTCAAGGTGCAACTGTTGGTGCTGGATCAACTATTGCAAAAGATGTTCCTGCTGATAATCTTGCAATTTCAAGAGCAAGACAGCGTCATATTGATACTTGGCAAAGACCTGTCAAGAAAACAGTTTAA
- a CDS encoding bifunctional nicotinamide-nucleotide adenylyltransferase/Nudix hydroxylase: protein MYDISVFVGRFQPFHKGHLHNISVALQKSKKIIINVGSSFNAPNIKNPFSFEQRKQMIKSDLQIAGIDLDIVAIEPLADFFYQEQKWQDVLRKNVYKHAKNNESIAIAGYIKDSSSYYIKSFPEWDYIPVDNYKDYNATEFRKKLYKGIILKQYMCSDDPKLGTYNLLIQFMHSEVYQDLVAENNYVIEYKRSWQNAPFNPNFVTVDALVIVNDHILMVQRKGFPGKGLWALPGGFLECDETISQAIIGKLIEETNISLSEEQLAVAKRCEKVFDYPERSVRGRTISHVGLFVFDEWPSLPEVNAADTKWMALDSTIENMCDKMLEDHYQIITILLEECGKKL from the coding sequence ATGTATGATATTTCAGTTTTTGTAGGTAGGTTCCAGCCTTTTCATAAAGGTCATTTACATAATATATCGGTGGCACTTCAAAAGAGTAAAAAAATTATCATAAATGTTGGCAGCTCTTTTAATGCGCCAAATATAAAAAATCCTTTTTCTTTTGAGCAAAGAAAACAGATGATAAAGAGTGATTTGCAAATTGCTGGAATTGATTTAGATATCGTAGCGATAGAACCTTTGGCTGATTTCTTTTATCAAGAACAAAAGTGGCAAGATGTGTTGCGTAAAAACGTTTATAAGCACGCTAAAAATAATGAAAGTATTGCTATTGCTGGGTACATAAAAGATAGCTCTAGTTATTACATAAAAAGTTTTCCTGAATGGGACTATATTCCAGTTGATAATTATAAGGACTATAATGCTACTGAATTCAGGAAAAAGCTCTACAAGGGTATTATATTAAAACAATACATGTGTAGTGATGATCCTAAATTAGGCACTTATAATTTATTGATACAGTTTATGCATTCAGAGGTATATCAAGACTTGGTTGCAGAAAATAATTATGTTATAGAATATAAAAGATCATGGCAAAATGCTCCTTTTAATCCAAACTTTGTGACAGTTGATGCTTTAGTTATAGTAAATGATCATATTCTTATGGTGCAGAGAAAAGGCTTTCCTGGTAAAGGTTTATGGGCACTACCAGGAGGATTTTTAGAGTGTGATGAAACTATCTCACAAGCTATAATTGGAAAATTAATTGAAGAGACAAATATCAGCTTATCAGAGGAGCAGCTTGCTGTAGCAAAACGCTGTGAAAAAGTTTTTGACTATCCTGAGCGTTCAGTAAGAGGAAGAACAATTAGCCATGTTGGGTTGTTTGTCTTTGATGAGTGGCCAAGCTTGCCAGAAGTTAATGCCGCGGATACTAAATGGATGGCTTTAGACTCAACTATTGAAAATATGTGTGATAAAATGCTAGAAGATCATTACCAAATTATCACAATTTTACTAGAAGAATGTGGTAAGAAATTATAA
- the asd gene encoding archaetidylserine decarboxylase (Phosphatidylserine decarboxylase is synthesized as a single chain precursor. Generation of the pyruvoyl active site from a Ser is coupled to cleavage of a Gly-Ser bond between the larger (beta) and smaller (alpha chains). It is an integral membrane protein.), with protein MKDNLFIYLQYLLPHAMTSRLISKLADSKNKIIKNYLINLAIKKFNINLAEAKETDISKYPSFNDFFIRELKDDLRPLSSDKNIISSPADGILSQFGTIKNNSLIQAKDRLFSLKSLIAASSTADFTKFATIYLSPKDYHRVHMPIDGMLTKMVYVPGKLFSVNKTTTSRIDNLFAKNERLICYFDTVIGEVAVIFVGALLVAGIETVWHGKVAPNYYKGIQTWDYSCDKFNVRFNKGDTLGWFNFGSTVIVLTSGKNVNFKFDENQTNIKIQVNQDLALIAE; from the coding sequence ATGAAAGACAATTTATTTATATATTTACAATATCTACTTCCACATGCTATGACTTCACGTTTAATTAGCAAACTTGCTGATTCAAAAAATAAAATTATTAAAAACTATTTGATAAATCTTGCTATTAAAAAATTCAATATTAATTTAGCTGAAGCTAAAGAAACCGATATAAGCAAATACCCTTCTTTCAATGATTTTTTCATAAGAGAACTAAAAGATGATTTAAGACCACTATCTAGTGACAAAAATATTATTTCATCACCAGCAGATGGCATATTAAGTCAATTCGGCACTATAAAGAATAATAGTTTAATTCAAGCTAAAGATAGACTCTTTTCATTAAAATCATTAATTGCTGCAAGTTCAACAGCTGATTTTACTAAATTTGCAACTATTTATCTTTCACCAAAAGATTATCATAGAGTACATATGCCTATAGATGGTATGCTTACAAAGATGGTTTATGTTCCAGGCAAACTTTTCTCGGTTAATAAAACAACAACTAGTAGGATTGATAATCTTTTTGCAAAAAATGAAAGGCTCATTTGTTATTTTGATACCGTAATTGGAGAAGTTGCTGTAATTTTTGTTGGAGCTCTTTTAGTTGCAGGTATAGAAACCGTATGGCATGGTAAAGTCGCTCCAAATTACTACAAAGGTATACAAACTTGGGACTATAGTTGTGATAAATTTAATGTTAGATTCAACAAAGGCGATACTCTTGGATGGTTCAACTTTGGCTCAACAGTGATTGTTTTAACTTCTGGAAAGAATGTTAATTTCAAATTTGATGAAAATCAAACTAACATCAAAATACAGGTCAATCAAGATTTAGCTTTAATTGCAGAATAA
- the fevR gene encoding transcriptional regulator FevR, with protein MANQYSGNFEQIVKNRFKCSAKEILLRCQREGLSYQDAEKVLGFKHVTIRKWAKRFDIKLPPRFRSLDEHIEQKREIAYVNQCKANKINKTNIFSRCWINMNLYSAIKAKS; from the coding sequence ATGGCGAATCAATATTCTGGTAATTTTGAGCAAATTGTTAAAAATAGATTTAAATGTTCAGCTAAAGAGATCTTATTAAGGTGTCAAAGAGAAGGCTTAAGTTATCAAGATGCTGAAAAAGTTTTAGGCTTTAAGCATGTTACTATCAGAAAATGGGCTAAAAGATTTGATATTAAGTTACCACCTAGGTTTAGATCTCTTGATGAACATATTGAACAAAAAAGAGAAATTGCTTATGTAAACCAATGCAAGGCAAATAAAATCAACAAGACAAATATTTTTAGCCGCTGCTGGATAAATATGAATCTTTATTCTGCAATTAAAGCTAAATCTTGA
- a CDS encoding site-2 protease family protein: MDINHILMTVLMAVIPLIFAITMHEAAHGFIAKICGDNTAYKLGRVTLNPVPHIDPLGSILFPGLMLISSISFGFPFIFGWAKPVPIDYSKLKNPKLDMSLIAIAGPLANLIMVFIWAIVAKYVTLHPYIQGMAFYGIMINVVLMVLNLLPIPPLDGSRIISSLLPVKLAYKYNSIERYGFFIILALIVIPFNGSNLLFFIMKPFITAVISLIQFIIF, from the coding sequence ATGGATATAAACCATATTTTAATGACTGTATTAATGGCAGTTATTCCACTTATTTTTGCAATCACAATGCATGAAGCTGCTCATGGCTTTATAGCCAAAATTTGTGGTGATAATACAGCGTATAAACTAGGCAGAGTAACATTAAACCCTGTACCTCATATTGATCCTCTTGGGTCTATTTTATTTCCAGGATTAATGCTTATTTCGTCAATTTCGTTTGGCTTTCCTTTTATTTTTGGTTGGGCTAAACCTGTTCCAATCGACTACTCTAAACTCAAAAACCCTAAGTTAGATATGTCTTTAATTGCTATTGCTGGACCATTAGCAAACTTAATAATGGTATTTATTTGGGCAATAGTAGCAAAATACGTAACTCTGCATCCTTATATTCAAGGGATGGCTTTTTATGGAATAATGATCAATGTAGTATTAATGGTTCTAAATTTACTACCAATTCCACCCCTGGATGGTAGTAGAATTATCTCCTCTTTATTACCAGTAAAGTTAGCATATAAATATAATAGTATAGAAAGATATGGTTTTTTTATTATATTAGCATTGATTGTTATCCCTTTTAACGGTTCAAATCTACTATTTTTTATAATGAAACCATTCATAACAGCAGTCATAAGTTTAATTCAATTTATAATTTTCTAA
- a CDS encoding transposase: protein MNQLEMISLNDLVPRNHIYRKFVSIWNFKNVAKKLKKFEKDNPYKGYGMLRLFKCLLLQFMEDLSDRELEKYLQENNAAKWFCEFTLLEKTPDHSVFCKFRKNIGTRFISEIFNDLRKQLKQQGFINEVFSFVDASHLIAKANLWKERDKAIKEKYEKLNNEILPKVAIDKQARIGCKGKDKFWYGYKKHTSVDMQSGLINKVAVTPANVTDAKGIKYVCPDGGAIYADKGYCTKYANKTARDNCCDLKAIKKNNMLGKNHDQDSWFSAIRSPYERVFAHQDKRVRYRGVSKNHFAELMKSICFNLKRLVVLDPLNLCLN, encoded by the coding sequence ATGAATCAACTAGAGATGATAAGTCTTAATGACTTAGTACCGAGAAATCATATATATCGTAAGTTTGTATCGATTTGGAATTTTAAAAATGTTGCTAAGAAATTAAAGAAGTTTGAAAAAGATAACCCTTATAAAGGTTATGGAATGCTACGTTTATTTAAATGTTTGCTATTACAATTTATGGAAGATCTTAGCGATAGAGAATTAGAGAAATATCTACAAGAAAATAACGCAGCAAAATGGTTTTGTGAATTTACATTATTAGAAAAAACTCCCGATCATAGTGTATTTTGTAAATTTAGAAAGAATATAGGTACTCGTTTTATATCGGAAATTTTTAATGATTTAAGAAAGCAATTAAAACAACAAGGATTTATCAATGAAGTCTTTAGTTTTGTTGATGCTAGTCACTTAATAGCTAAAGCTAATCTTTGGAAAGAAAGAGATAAAGCTATCAAAGAGAAATATGAAAAGTTAAATAATGAAATACTTCCTAAAGTAGCTATAGATAAGCAAGCACGTATAGGCTGTAAAGGTAAAGATAAATTTTGGTATGGTTATAAGAAACATACTAGTGTAGATATGCAGAGTGGACTGATTAATAAAGTAGCTGTGACACCTGCCAATGTTACAGACGCAAAGGGTATAAAATATGTTTGCCCTGATGGTGGTGCGATTTATGCTGATAAGGGATACTGTACAAAATATGCTAACAAAACTGCCAGGGATAACTGTTGTGACCTTAAAGCTATAAAGAAGAATAATATGCTTGGTAAAAATCATGATCAAGACAGTTGGTTTAGTGCTATACGTTCACCTTATGAAAGAGTGTTTGCTCATCAGGATAAACGTGTTAGATATAGAGGAGTTTCAAAAAATCACTTTGCTGAACTGATGAAATCTATTTGCTTCAATCTTAAGCGACTTGTAGTGCTTGACCCACTCAATTTGTGCTTGAACTAG
- a CDS encoding IS5 family transposase yields MEYYISETNWSTILTFLTAQKGLHTKDVVKLRRFIEAVFFILKTGAQWKYLHKDYGNSRAIHKRYKYWADKGVWNNLMTYVSDIDSQQFMIDSLSVKAHACASGYEINGNEINALGRSVGGLTTKIHTLTDALGNPVRFIITAGNVHDIVPSQQLLEGITNAYILADKAYFSEENIKFLEENKNKPVIPARENYTKGHNVDWHIYKERHLIENFFSKIKHFRRVFSRFDKTCSAFLGFIALASTFIWLR; encoded by the coding sequence ATGGAATATTACATATCAGAAACAAATTGGTCAACTATTTTAACTTTTCTAACAGCTCAAAAAGGATTGCATACAAAAGATGTAGTTAAGCTTAGAAGATTCATAGAAGCAGTGTTTTTTATCTTAAAAACAGGAGCTCAGTGGAAATATCTTCACAAGGATTATGGTAATAGTAGAGCCATCCATAAGCGTTATAAATACTGGGCTGACAAAGGTGTTTGGAATAATCTAATGACTTATGTTTCAGACATTGATTCACAACAGTTCATGATAGATTCACTATCTGTTAAAGCACATGCGTGTGCTAGTGGTTATGAGATAAATGGTAATGAAATCAATGCTTTGGGTAGAAGTGTGGGTGGCTTAACAACAAAGATTCATACTCTTACAGATGCTTTAGGAAATCCCGTTAGATTTATAATAACTGCTGGTAATGTCCATGATATTGTACCCTCACAACAACTCTTAGAAGGAATAACAAATGCTTATATTCTTGCTGATAAGGCATATTTCTCTGAAGAAAATATAAAATTCCTTGAGGAAAATAAAAATAAACCAGTCATTCCTGCTAGAGAAAACTATACCAAAGGCCATAATGTTGACTGGCATATTTATAAGGAAAGACATTTGATAGAGAACTTTTTCTCTAAAATTAAGCATTTTAGAAGGGTTTTCTCTAGGTTTGATAAGACTTGTTCTGCTTTCCTCGGCTTTATAGCATTAGCAAGCACCTTTATTTGGCTTAGATGA